CACCGCCTTGGCCGAAACCGCCTAGGTAGCTGCGCTTGAGCCAAAGGCGAAAGCGTGGCCCGCATGCACTTCCGCGACCGCGGCCGCGCCCTCACGTCGAGATGTCGTAGATCTCCGGCGTGACCACCGCTTGCAAGGGCTCGCCCGCGGCGAAGGCCCGCAGGTTGGCCAACGCGAACGCCGCCGAGTCCTTCCGGCGGTCGTGCGTCGGCCCGGCCATGTGCGGGGTGAGAAACACGTTGGACAATCCACGCAGCGGCGAATCCGCCGGCAGCGGTTCATCGCGATACACGTCCAGCCCCACGTGAATCCGCCCCTCCGCCGCCACCCGCGCCAACGCCGCTTCATCCACCACGTGACCGCGGCCGACATTTACGAAGACGCCCCCCGGACGCAGCAGGCGCAGTTGCGCTTCACCGATCGAATCCCGCGTCTGGTCCATCAATGGCGCCAACCCCACCACCACATCATTTTCCGCAAACAAGGCATCGAGCGAGTCCACCGTCCTCACGCCGTGCTCAGCAAACAGCGCCGGATCCATCCATGGCGCAAAACTGCTAACCGCACAGCCGTAGGGCGCAATGAGCTCCACAAACGCGCGCGCGATGAAACCGAAGCCGTGCACGCCCACGCGTTGACCAAACAATGACGCGGTTTCGGCCCGTTCCGCGCCCCAGCC
This portion of the Actomonas aquatica genome encodes:
- a CDS encoding hydroxyacid dehydrogenase, translated to MSKIPCILLHIQPDQRPFYLPAEIEAAIGELTEKLVVWEHPGPDAEAFRDRMVELQPTVVVGGWGTPRLPLPMPASVKYVCYLGGSLKGIVGRAHLEAGLPVTNWGNSISRTVAEHAQFLVMAALRRARLWNVTMHDERGWGAERAETASLFGQRVGVHGFGFIARAFVELIAPYGCAVSSFAPWMDPALFAEHGVRTVDSLDALFAENDVVVGLAPLMDQTRDSIGEAQLRLLRPGGVFVNVGRGHVVDEAALARVAAEGRIHVGLDVYRDEPLPADSPLRGLSNVFLTPHMAGPTHDRRKDSAAFALANLRAFAAGEPLQAVVTPEIYDIST